In Gordonia sp. SL306, the genomic window GCGAACCGAACACACCGAGCGCACCGATGGGGTTGTCGGTCTGGTAATAGCCGGACATCGCCTGCACGACCTTGAACTGCTCGGGATGCCGCTCGGCGAGGGTGACGGCCGGGCCGCCCGACATCGACAGGCCGATGATCGCGTTGTTGCTCTTGCTCACGCCGAAGTTCTCCGCCAGGTAGTCGGGGAGTTCGTCGGTCAGGAAGGTCTCTTCCTTGATGGTGGTGTTCTGGTCACCGGCGCCCGCGTCCCAGTCGGTGTAGAACGACGACGCACCGCCGACGGGCATGACCAGGGTGGTGTCGCTCGCACCGTCGTAGACCTTGGCCGCCTGCACATCGGTGGTCCAGGCCGAACGCTCCTCGCTCGCGCGCATGCCGTCGAGCAGATACACGCCGTTGTCGCTGCCACTCGAAGCGCGGATCTGGACGATCACGAACTTGTTCTGCGACGCCGACCAGACCTTGCAGTTCTGGACGTAGTTGCCGGACTTGTCCCAGGTACAGCCCTCGCGGAGGACCTCAGGGTGACCGGTGAGGGCCGACGCCTTGTTACCGCCCGAGATCAGCGAGCTGATACCGAACAGGCCGAGGCTCAACGCGACGACGACGGCGATGCCCGCGAGCCGACGGCGACGGCGACGATGCGGACGGGCGGCCGTCGCGGTGGTGGGCGAGGCCTGCCACCCTTCGGTGACCAGATTCGGATCCAGAGATTCCGGAGGGATGGGCATGAGACTCCTGACACAAGAATTGAGCGATGTCCCCCGACGCACGGACCTCCGACGCGGAGGGCTTCCGTGATGACTGATTTGTCGTCGCACGGCGGGTGGGCGTTACACGCGTGAGGCTGCGCGTTTCGCTGTGAAATCGCTGTGAGGTGGGACGATCGCGGACCTCGACTTCCGACGCCCTGTCCGGTTCGCGCGCGGCGCGGGTCGTTCTGTGGGATGTTCACTGCGTGAGCGCCGCTCGCCCGATCGGAGATCCCAATGACACGGTTGTTGATGGTGCTCGGCTCGGTATTCGTGGTCGCTCTCGGATTGTTGTCGGCGCCGGGCTCGGTGCACGCGACGCCTCTGCCATCCGCGGATCCCTTTTATCGGCCGGGCCCGGACCTGGGTTCTCACCGGCCCGGCACGGTCCTGCGGACCCGGCCGGTCGAGTTCGTCATGTCCGGTGTGACCGTCCCCGTGACGTCGACGCAGGTGCTCTACCGCAGCAACGACGACGGCGGTGCGCCGATCGCGGGTGTCACCACGGTGCTGCGACCCGCCACGGCGAACGGCCGGATCGTCTCGTTCCACATGGCCTACGATGCGCTCGGACCGCAATGCGATCCCTCATACACCCTGCAGGGCAACAAGCCCAGTCGGGCAGGCCAGTTCGAGGAGATCGCGATCGGCGGATATCTCGCCGCCGGCTACACCCTCGCTGTGCCGGATTACGAGGGGCAGCAACAAGAATGGACGATCGGCCGGCAGTCCGGCCATCTCGCCCTGGACGGGATTCGCGCGGCGGAGAAGGTGCTGAGGCTGCCACCGTCGACACCGGTCGGCATGGTCGGGTACTCCGGGGGATCGGTTCCCACCGGGTTCGGGGCGGAGCTCGCCCCGACCTATGCTCCCGAATTGGCGATCGTGGGTGCCGCGGCCGGCGGTGTGCCCGTGAATCTCGCCCACAATCTGCCGTACATCAGTGGCAGCCAGGACTGGGCGGGCGTCATGCCCGCGCTCGTCGTCGCCTATCAGCGCGCGTACGGACTGGACCTCTCGTCGTTCCTGTCGCCGTACGGACTCCGCCTGGTGAACACGGTCAGGGACGACTGCATCATCGACTTCGCCGGCGACTATCCCGGGCTCACCGACGCCCAGATGGTGCGGTCGCCGTACCAGGGGTTCCTGCAGGTCCCGTCGGTGCGTGCGGCCATCACACGCAACGTGATGGGATCGGCAGGCACACCCGCGGCGCCGATGATGCTCGGTGTCGGGAAGAAGGACGCGGTCGGCGACGGGGTGATGGTCGCCGCCGACGTGGCCGACCTCGCCCGCCGTTACTGCGCGCGTGACGTCCCGACGCAATTCCATCTCTACCGGGGTGATTCGCACAGCACCGCCTTCATCCCGTTCGAGCGCGACGCCGCGGTGTTCCTGAACGAGCGATTCGCGGGACGTCCGACCGGCGGCTGCTGACGCCGCCGACCGGCAAGGTGGTGCCACGGAGAAATCCATCGCATAACGGATGCCTGTCGGTCGGGAAGGGCGCATCCTGGGAATACGGCGTGGGACAAGCCCCTCCCGCGCAGAAGTTTCCGAGAGGCGGCCCCATGACCACCACGTCACCGACCCCCGCCCGGCCCGCGCCGGTCGACATGGCACACCACGCCCATCTCTCGGGAGTGTTCGCGCCACAACGCGCAGAGGTCGACGTCGACGATCTCGAGGTGATCGGCACGATCCCCGACGACCTGCACGGCAGCTATCTCCGGAACGGACCCAATCCGCGATTCGATCCGATCGGGTCGTATGTCTATCCGCTCGACGGAGACGCGATGGTGCACCGCCTCGAGATCGGCGGCGGCACAGCCCATTACCGGAACCGGTTCGTCCGGACGCCGATGGTGGTCGCCGAGGAGAAGGCCGGGCATGCGATCTGGTCGGGTCTCACCGACGGTTACACGCCGTCGGCCGACGACGTCGGTCCCGATCTCGCCGGGACGTTCCGGCAACTGCCGGACATCAACATCGTGCAGCATGCCGGCCGACTGCTGGCCATGGCCGAGTCCGACCAGCCGTATCGTCTCGATCCCGCCGACCTCGGCACGATCGCCCGCGACGGCTGCGACGGTGCCATGGCAGTCGGCAGCACGGCGCACCCGAAGATCGACCCCTCCACCGGGGAGCTCGTGCTGTTCAACTATGTCCTGGAGGCGCCGTACCTCACGTGGGCGGTGATCGGACCGGACGGCCGGACACGTCGGCCACCGACCCCGGTAGAAGGTGTCGACCGGCCATTGATGATCCACGACATGGCCCTGACCTCGCGCTACATCGTGCTGTTCCTGTGCCCTCTCGTCTTCGACATCACCGCGATGCTCAGCGGCGGGTCGTTGCTGCAGTGGCATCCAGAGTCCGGCACCCGTATCGCGCTGATACCGCGTGACGGCGGCTCGATCCGCTGGGTCGACTCCGAGCCGATGTGGGTGTGGCACTTCGCCAATGCCTTCGACACCGGTGCTGATGATGCACCGGGCGATGGCACGGTGACCGTCGACTACGTGGAATGGACCTATCCGGGAGCGTTCGCGGACATGCCGCAGCCGGCGTCGTCGGCGCTGGTGCGCGCGGTTCTCGACCCGGCACGGGGGACGATCGCTCGCACCGTTCTCGGCGAGAGTGCCGATGTGGAGTTCCCGCGCGTCGACGACCGCCTGCTCACTCGATCGCATCCACGCGTCGCGACCGTGGGCAAGAGTGGGAACGACACCGGAGATCGCGACAGCCTCTGGTTCCACGATCTGCGTGCCGGAACCGAGACCTGTTGGCGCCCAGGTGTCGCCATCGGCGAACCGATCTACATGCCAGGCGCACACCACGATTACTGGGGTGCCTTCGGCACCGACCCGGCAGACATGGCGTCGTACTTCTACGTGCTGGCCGCCGACGATCCCGCCGCGGGCCCGCTCGCGACCGTGCGGATGCCGATCCGCGTACCGGCCGGTCTGCACGGGGCGTGGCTACCGGCCGAGTGAACCGTCTCCCCACAACCCTCCGCCGGTCGAGTTTCCTGAAAAGCGCCCCCGAAAAGCGCCCTCCGCAGCGTCACCGTCGACGTATCGACGACGGCGACGCTGCAGAGGGCGGTTCTCTGGGGCGCTTTTCAGGAACTCAGCTCAGGCGTCGTAACCCAGGAGCGACTTGACCTCCAAGAACTCGTCGAACGCGTAATCGCCCCACTCGCGGCCGTTGCCACTCTGCTTGTATCCGCCGAACGGTGCCGACGGGTCGAGCTGCGCGCCGTTGAGCGAGATCGACCCCGCCCGGATGCGGGAACCGACCTTGCGGACCTCGTCGACGTCCTTGCCCGAGACGTAGCCGGCGAGACCGTATTCGGTGTCGTTGGCGATCTCGATGGCGTTGTCGATCGAGTCGTAACCGATCATCACCAGCACCGGGCCGAAGATCTCGGTGCGGGCGATGTCCATGTCGTTGGTGACGTCGGCGAACACGGTCGGCCGGACGTAATACCCGGTGGGCAGCTCGTCGGGACGCCCCGGGCCACCGAACACGACGTCGGCGCCCTCCTCGATGCCGCGCTCGATGAGCCCCTGGACCTTCTCGAACTGTGGCTCGGACACCACGGGACCCATCCGGACGTCCGTGCTCGGATCACCGACGGTCAGAGTCGACTGCACGGACTTCGCCGCCTCGGCCGCCTCGGCCATCCGCGACTTCGGGACCAGCATGCGGGTGGGTGCATTACAGGATTGTCCGGAGTTCATCATCATCGCGGCCACCCCGCCGCTGACATTGGTCGCGAAGTCCTCGTCGTCGAGAATGATGTTGGGGCTCTTGCCGCCGAGTTCCTGCGCAACACGCTTCACGGTCGGTGCAGCATTCTTGGCGACCTCGATGCCGGCGCGGGTGCTGCCGGTGAACGACACCATGTCGATGCCGGGGTGGGACGCGAGGGCTGTGCCGACGCCCGGCCCGTCGCCGTTGACGAGGTTGAACACTCCCGCGGGAACGCCTGCCGCATCGAAGATCTCGGCCACGATGGCGGCGCTGAACGGAGCCACCTCGGACGGCTTGAGCACCATCGTGCAGCCGGTCGCGAGTGCCGGGGCAA contains:
- a CDS encoding aldehyde dehydrogenase family protein produces the protein MREITKFYIDGQWVEPTELNLIDVINPATEKAAGHVALGTAADVDTAVQAARKAFTTWSQTSVDERVGILNAVVAEYQKRMPELAAAVTEEMGAPNGLANNVQVPIGLAHLMTAAAQLPTFSFSEDRGSSRIVKEPIGVCGFITPWNWPLNQVMVKVAPALATGCTMVLKPSEVAPFSAAIVAEIFDAAGVPAGVFNLVNGDGPGVGTALASHPGIDMVSFTGSTRAGIEVAKNAAPTVKRVAQELGGKSPNIILDDEDFATNVSGGVAAMMMNSGQSCNAPTRMLVPKSRMAEAAEAAKSVQSTLTVGDPSTDVRMGPVVSEPQFEKVQGLIERGIEEGADVVFGGPGRPDELPTGYYVRPTVFADVTNDMDIARTEIFGPVLVMIGYDSIDNAIEIANDTEYGLAGYVSGKDVDEVRKVGSRIRAGSISLNGAQLDPSAPFGGYKQSGNGREWGDYAFDEFLEVKSLLGYDA
- a CDS encoding lipase family protein, whose translation is MTRLLMVLGSVFVVALGLLSAPGSVHATPLPSADPFYRPGPDLGSHRPGTVLRTRPVEFVMSGVTVPVTSTQVLYRSNDDGGAPIAGVTTVLRPATANGRIVSFHMAYDALGPQCDPSYTLQGNKPSRAGQFEEIAIGGYLAAGYTLAVPDYEGQQQEWTIGRQSGHLALDGIRAAEKVLRLPPSTPVGMVGYSGGSVPTGFGAELAPTYAPELAIVGAAAGGVPVNLAHNLPYISGSQDWAGVMPALVVAYQRAYGLDLSSFLSPYGLRLVNTVRDDCIIDFAGDYPGLTDAQMVRSPYQGFLQVPSVRAAITRNVMGSAGTPAAPMMLGVGKKDAVGDGVMVAADVADLARRYCARDVPTQFHLYRGDSHSTAFIPFERDAAVFLNERFAGRPTGGC
- a CDS encoding carotenoid oxygenase family protein is translated as MTTTSPTPARPAPVDMAHHAHLSGVFAPQRAEVDVDDLEVIGTIPDDLHGSYLRNGPNPRFDPIGSYVYPLDGDAMVHRLEIGGGTAHYRNRFVRTPMVVAEEKAGHAIWSGLTDGYTPSADDVGPDLAGTFRQLPDINIVQHAGRLLAMAESDQPYRLDPADLGTIARDGCDGAMAVGSTAHPKIDPSTGELVLFNYVLEAPYLTWAVIGPDGRTRRPPTPVEGVDRPLMIHDMALTSRYIVLFLCPLVFDITAMLSGGSLLQWHPESGTRIALIPRDGGSIRWVDSEPMWVWHFANAFDTGADDAPGDGTVTVDYVEWTYPGAFADMPQPASSALVRAVLDPARGTIARTVLGESADVEFPRVDDRLLTRSHPRVATVGKSGNDTGDRDSLWFHDLRAGTETCWRPGVAIGEPIYMPGAHHDYWGAFGTDPADMASYFYVLAADDPAAGPLATVRMPIRVPAGLHGAWLPAE